Genomic DNA from Mixophyes fleayi isolate aMixFle1 chromosome 7, aMixFle1.hap1, whole genome shotgun sequence:
tctcgtagtaccgggcatgtaaaatccaaaaagcccaagttaagaaaaagtagcaaaaagagaaacttaaaatcatctgaggagaaacgtaaagttgccaatatgccatttacgacacggagtggcaaggaacggcttaggccctggcccgtgttcatgactagtggttcagcttcacccacggatcttagccctcctcctcctccccccccctacaaaaaattgaagagagttatgctgtcagcaacaaaacagcaaacaactctgccttctaaagagaaattatcacaaatccacaaggcgagtccaaggatgttggtggttgtcaagcctgaccttcccatcactgtacgggaagaggtggctcgggaggaggctattgatgatgtagctggcgctgtggaggaacttgatgatgaggatggtgatgtggttattgtaaatgaggcaccagggggggaaacagctgatgtccatgggatgaaaaagcccatcgtcatgcctggtcagaagaccaaaaaatgcacctcttcggtctggagttatttttatccaaatccagacaaccaatgtatggccatatgtagcttatgtaaagctcaaataagcaggggtaaggatcttgcccacctaggaacatcctcccttatacgtcacctgaataaccttcatagttcagtggttagttcaggaactggggctaggaccctcatcggtacagggacacctaaatcccgtggtccagttggatacacaccagcaacaccctcctcgtcaacttcctccacaatctccatcagattcagtcctgcagcccaagtcagcagccagactgagtcctcctcaatacgggattcatccgaggaatcctgcagcggtacgcctactactgctgctgttgctgctgttagtcggtcatcttcccagaggggaagtcgtaagaccgctaagtctttcacaaaacaattgaccgtccaacagtcgtttgccatgaccacaaaatacgatagtagtcaccctattgcaaagcgtataactgcggctgtaactgcaatgttggtgttagacgtgcgcccggtgtccgccatcagtggagtgggatttagagggttgatggaggtattgtgtccccggtaccaaatcccgtcgagattccacttcactaggcaggcgataccaaaaatgtacagagaagtacgatcaagtgtcctcagtgctctaaaaaatgcggttgtacccactgtccacttaaccacggacatgtggacaagtggttctgggcaaacgaaggactatatgactgtgacagcccactgggtagatgcatccccttccgcagcaacagctacagctgcatcagtagcagcaactacaaaatggcggctcgtgcaaaggcaggcaacattgtgtattacaggctttaataagaggcacaacgctgacaacatattagagaaaatgagggaaattatctcccagtggcttaccccacttagactctcatggggatttgtggtgtcagacaatgccagtaacattgtgcgggcattaaatatgggcaatttccagcacgtcccatgttttgcccacaccattaatttggtggtgcagcattacctcaagagtgacaggggtgtgcaggagatgcttgcggtggcgcgcaaaattgctggacactttcggcattcagccagtgcctaccgcagactagaggcacatcaaaaaagcatgaacctgccctgccatcacctcaaacaagaggttgtgacgcgctggaactctaccctctatatgctgcagaggatggaggagcagcaaaaggccattcaggcctacacagccacctacgacataggcaaaggagtggggatgcgcctcagtcaagcgcagtggagactgatttccgtgttgtgcaaggttctgcagccatttgaacttgccacacgagaagtcagttccgacactgccagcttgagtcaggtcattcccctgatcaggctgttgcagaagcagctggagaaagtgagggaggagctggtaagccattgcgattacaccaagcatgtagctcttgtggatgtagcccttcgtacgctttgccaggatccgagggtggtcactcttttaaagtcagaggaatacattctggccaccgtgctcgatcctcggtttaaagcgtatgttgtgtctctgtttccggcggacacaagtctacagcggtgcaaagacctgctggtcaggagattgtcctctgaagaggaccgtgacatgccaacagctccaccctcattttcttccacatctatggctgcgaggaaaaagctcagttttcccaaaagaggcactggcggggatgctgataacatctggtccggactgaaggacctgccaaccattgcagacatgtctactctcgctgcattggatgctgtcacaatagaaaaaattgtggatgattactttgctgacaccatccaagtagacatgtcagacagtccatattgttactggcaggaaaaaaaggcagtttggaagcccctgtacaaactggctctattttacctgagttgtcccccctccagtgtgtactcggaaagagtttttagtgcagcggggaacctggtcagtgagcggcgaaggaggttgcttcctcacaacgttgaaaaaatgatgtttataaaaatgaataatcaattcctcaatgaagtacagcactgccctccagatactacagagggacctgtggttgtggagtccagcggggacgaattgataatgtgtgatgaggaggaagtacacactgtagggggagaggaatcagaggttgaggatgaggacgacatcttgcctcagtagagcctgtttagtctgtacagggagagatgaataacttttttggtgtgggggcccaaacaaaccaatcatttcagccaaagttgtttggtaggccctgtcactgaaatgattggtttgttaaagtgtgcatgtcctatttcaacaacataagggtgggtgtgagggcccaaggacaattccatcttggacctttttttttgcattatatgaccaatcaacagtcgtttgccatgttcaaaaagtaaaaccaaatttaaaaaaattcaagaaattaaaccaaaagtaaaatgccgtgtcataatttaaaacaagaggtattgacgtgctctaaaactactgtattgttgtttatattttataaacactacacttgaaagcttgagtctttcaataaaaaagtaactgtccattgcacgaatatttgcaacagggacaattttagggttaagaaagtcaactaataacacttcgacgctgtctgtctttataaacactacacttggaagttggaggaggtattgtggccccggcaccaaatttactaccggggccactccactgtgcagtccatatttaggtgtatcagatattaaacaacggtgacagttgatgcccaattttttaattatattgtggcctcggtaccaaattgtgtaccggggccaccacactacgcagtccatacccttttttggtggaattctgacacgtggagggttttttaattatattgtggcctcggtaccaaattgtgtaccggggccaccacactacgcagtccagatacttgtttggtggaattcagaccagttgagggttttattattatattgtggggaccactctatctataccacactacaactctataccactctatttaatactttaattctatttaatactttaattctatttaatactttaattctattactaattaccataaagaggaactgccgcttctatttaatactttaattctattagtagttaccataaagaggaacaaaataaatcaattttaccaaaagtataatatgacttagacttacaaacactacacttgaaagatggtgcctttaaatgaaaaagtcagtcttcattgcacgactatgtgcaacagggacagttttttggtttacaaagtcaaccaataacacttggaccctgtctgtctttaacatacttgatgggatctcaatgacgaattgtctgtaccatgtttggaggaggtattgtggccccggtatcaaattgggtaccggggccaccccactacgcagtccagatacttctttggtggaattcagaccagttgaggttgtatttattttattgtggccccggcaccaaatttactaccggggccactccactgtgcagtccatatttaggtgtatcatatattaaacaacggtgacagttgatgcccaattttttaattatattgtggcctcggtacaaaattgtgtaccggggccaccacactacgcagtccatacccttttttggtggaattctgacacgtggagggttttttaattatattgtggcctcggtaccaaattgtgtaccggggccaccacactacgcagtcaagatagatagatgcgtatcatagataaagtacattcagtggtgtggggcaaattgaaaaatattcaaaatgcactgacattatcaaaaacaagaggttgtcacacgctaaaactccaacatgtatatgatggagaggatggaggagcagccgtatgtgtagtgtaatgcagacctgttgaaggttttttatatattttattgtggtgcccagtgcccactcctctaggcagtccaggtacatttattggtgcgaatcataaaagttcagggtttttaatatattgtggtgacccactcctctacgcagtccaggtacatttattggtgcgaatcataaaagtttagggtttttaatatatattgtggtgacccactcctctacgcagtccaggtacatttattggtgcgaatcataaaagttcagggtttttaatatatattgtggtgacccactcctctacgcagtccaggtacatttattggtgcgattcataaaagttcagggtttttaatatattgtggtgacccactcctctacgcagtccaggtacatttattggtgcgaatcataaaagttcagggtttttaatatatattgtggtgacccactcctctaggcagtccaggtacatttattggtgcgaatcataaaagttcagggtttttaatatattgtggtgacccactcctctacgcagtccaggtacatttattggtgcgattcataaaagttcagggtttttaagatattgtggtgacccactcctctacgcagtccaggtacatttattggtgcgattcataaaagttcagggtttttaatatattgtggtgacccactcctctacgcagtccaggtacatttattggtgcgattcataaaagttcagggtttttaagatattgtggtgacccactcctctacgcagtccaggtacatttattggtgcgaatcataaaagttcagggtttttaatatatattgtggtgacccactcctctacgcagtccaggtacatttattggtgcgattcataaaagttcagggtttttaatatattgtggtgacccactcctctacgcagtccaggtacatttattggtgcgattcataaaagttcagggtttttaagatattgtggtgacccactcctctacgcagtccaggtacatttattggtgcgattcataaaagttcagggtttttaagatattgtggtgacccactcctctacgcagtccaggtacatttattggtgcgattcataaaagttcagggtttttaatatatattgtggtgacccactcctctacgcagtccaggtacatttattggtgcgaatcataaaagttcagggtttttaatatatattgtggtgacccactcctctacgcagtccagaaagataccttgttgcaacgttttggactaataactatattgtgaggtgttcagaatacactgtaaattagtggaaatgcttgttattgaatgttattgaggttaataatagcctaggagtgaaaataagcccaaaaacttgatttttaaactttttatgtttttttcaaaaaaaatccgaatccaaaaccttaaatccgaaccgagacctttcgtcaagtgttttgcgagacaaatccgaaccccaaaaataacgaaaatccggatccaaaacacaaaacacgagacctcaaaagtcgccggtgcacatccctagttgctataggcaacatctccactttttcaaactcgcagtttagaaaatatacccctaaatgtgtaAATGTTAAGATCAGTCATTGATTAATAACACTGAAGAAATATGATGTAATAATTACGACACCAATTATTTATGTTAATTATTTATTGTCTTTAATGCTTGGTTTTAATTCAGGTTATTTAATAGGTTTCCAAAACACGTCTTAGAGATCCAACTTTGCTGTTGAGGGCTCCCCATGCAATGAATCTCAGGTACTCGCCTGGCTTCAGGAAGTACTGCCTTCCTCTATAGTTGGGTAGCTCATAGAAGATCCATGAACCTTCTAGGATGTTACAGGAGTGAATTTCATGATAGTTGAATAGCTCAAATAGAGCTGGGCAATCTTCAGTGAGTTCTTGCATTTCACCTCGGAAATCTTCTCTTTCATAGATCCGGATCTTGTGAGTTCCTCTGTACTATAGAATAAGAGGAAAGACAATATGATGATATCGCTGGCTTAGGTGGTATAATGTTTAATGAGTACATGGAAATTATTGTAATGCAATACTAGTGTTAACAATGTTATTCTTCATgtgtataatgtatttattttgcttttcacaGTGTATATCCATGCACAGTTCCTAACAAATAAGAGCAAATATCCTTTTTGTGAGATCAAGATGACAATTACGGGACACTTACACTGCACCAGCTATAAGGCAGGTGAAATACTCGCTGATGAAGATGACTTGTTGTTAACTAGCTGCATATGCAGCTGATTGCGAGGCGGAGGCTACTCGGGATGCTGTGCATATAGACGGAAATACGTAATTTTTCCATGatctttttattaataattcattCCCATTTACCTACGTTGCATTAGCCCCCTTGTGTCTTAAATGTTTCctacaatgtaagctctcgcgaccagggccctctctccttctgtctccTTGTCTGCCCCCATCTTTTTCATCTGTCCTTCCTTGTATTTTGCCTCCGGAATGTGCTTTCCGACACTTGCTATATACCCTCCTATTATGTATTATGTACCATATTATgcttaatagtattattattattattattattaataataataataataatagtaataataataataataataataataacaaacagtAACCATGTGTTAAGAAAACATGTTTGAAATGTGCTGCTGTAAATATGGGTTTCCTCTTGatacatacatttacaaaaataCAAATCTTCACTAATTATATTGTAAAATTTAGTTCTTAGCACTTATAAGTGTATTCAAGGGGTGTAACTATCCCCAAGGCAGCCCATGTGGCTGCTATGGAACCTGGCGATGAATGTTCACCAGCTCTAGAGGACCATGCTCTTTTTTTCTGAGTATAAGTGTGGGCCATTGAGCACTGTTTGTGATTTTAGTTTCACTGTGATGCATACTCAGTAAACTATAGCGGTGAGCATTTTAGCATCATTGCCCCCTATTTGCAAAATTTTGCTGTGGAGCCTGGAGACAGCTAGGTATGCCCCTGAGTCTATAAAAAGAAATCAAACAAGATATGTTTCATCCAAAGAAACTTACGGGAGAAATCAGTCGGCAGGATCTTATAGAGTCATTGAATCCCATCCACTGTTGAAAATCAGGGTATTCCCCCTTCCTCAGGAAATATTGATGTCCAGAGTAGTTTGGGCGTTCATAGAGCATCCAGTTTCCATTCTCCACACGGATGGAGTTGCAGCGGCTGAAGTGTGAGTGCAGTTCTGAACAGTCAGAGCTGCACTCATAGGAACGGCCCTGGAAGTTCTTGTCCTCAAAGAAGAtaatctataaataataataattttgccaATAACTATTTAGTCATATATTGTTGCATTTATTCTTTAAATAATTACATGTACTTAAAATTTTGAAGTGTAGCATAATCTGTAATTCAGGTAAAAATAGTGCCTAAAATATGCTAGACTGCAATGACAAAAATCATTTTGTAGTTTATGTCTGACATTCTGCTCAGAAACGACAGTGAGGAGGGAAATGTACTTTAATGCATCTGCAAGTGGCATTGCTAAAATAATGTTAAGTTGTAGCACAACAACCGATTCAATACATTTGTAGTCACTCCTACAATCCATGCACATACAGTATACAGTTGTAAGTGCCTCCAATAAAGGATTACACTTCTGTTTATTATAGCCAAATTGATGATGAAGTCATACAAAATCAAATGCTAGACTGCCTCTTGGGTATTTTGGAACGCTGTGAAGCCACATGTATGACACTAGTAGATGAAACACGTAAAGAAACATTTGTTCTCTTACCTTTCCCATTGTATCTGTTCTGGATGGAACACCTTAGGAGTAATAGAAAATTCACCATCCCTTATATATATTACTGCTCCTGAATTAGTATAGCTGACACAAAAGCTGACTTTTTTATTTGTTCCAATTAATCCAccgtcttttgttttttttctgttttattttgattGTGATCGAAAATTCTTTGTCTTTTGTAAGCATAGggattttatttattgttgtgATAAATGAAACTACAGTGGACACTAACTGTCAGCATAGGCATAGAAGTTACTAGGTTTTACTTTAAACAGAAGAGCTTCAATTATATGTTGTATTAATCACATTTACTTTTGCTAGAAATATATTACACAATGTACTTTCCAGATAAACTAATTGACACTAAATGTTAAGAAGTGTGCTACAGGGCTAAAAGCAGGATTTCCAAATACTTGAATtaagaaaaagacaaaaaatcGTGACACAGACCTGTTTCCCCAGTGTATACAGAAGTGTATAGAGAAGGAAGGTAAATGCAGAATACTTTAACAACATTAATGCACCTTATAGGTGATCAGCTCTCACATGCAAACAATCACCATAAGAATACAGTGTAATGGTAATAACTAACAATAGTTCAATTTATAGTCCATAAAATACTATTTCAATTTATCTTGTTTAGTCCATCTTAATGTTCAATAGAGCATTGATGAAGAATGTCATTCCTTTCAATGAATTATGGTTTATGAATACTCATTAACTCaaagaaatgtgaaaaaaatggaAGTGTAATCTTGCAAATAATATGCAAAAAACGTGAAATGCTGCCAAGCCAATATTTTAGTGAAAATGCAAATTTGGCACGTACACCCATCGAATGCACCTCTCCAGTTAagtgattcatcttcagacgtaagaccatttgtgtgctatattttctatgaaatcgctctgtgcatgttCAGAAATGGACTTTTACACCATCAAACGGAATTAAtcttgtatgcaattcatctgtgAATGCAAACATCACTTACAGCTGCATAGGACTTGAAGGGCGAAatgagggaggggaggagtgGATTAACATAGCCTAGGTATGGTAAAGGTGTTCCCAAGCAGATACGGGCTATTCAAATTCATGCTTACGCTAAAGAACGCTCCTTTTCAGATGTAAGATTTGCACCTACTCCATGGCAGGTAACTGaaggatgatagtgatgaccaaacatggCATTTACTCTCACAATATAATGGGATGATTAAAAACACCTTGAAGGGCAAACCTGACAACACTCATTTTTACAAACAACATCATAGTCACGTAGCCAAGGGAAAGTgttacacattgcaccagctaacctgcattttggtcactgttcttacctgtttctcactccctgcattcacttgctggtctgaactgagcattcTATTGATTGGCTTATTGCCAGTCagttctgtctatttaaagcacctgcttctctactaagtttcCAGATCTTCAGGTGTCCTTatctgttaggacgctgttctctatGGCTTCCATCTGCACAtctgtatcctgtgttacctgttccacgatcaagatctGTGGTATTATTTCAAGAACATTGTGCCTTATAATGGGTCCCATCCTCAaactattcgctttccagggatctcagtgcatcagttctctgaaGTTCACCATTTCTCAGttagtatcctgtgttacctgttccacgatcaagacatgaggtattgttgcaggaacctcgacctcataatcagtcctgttcacAGATAATCaatttctaaagacctcaacgcttTGCTTCACTGCCATTCACTTGAACCTCTGCAGTTATCTTCCAACAGACCTGCTCCACttcacggttccatctcaccctgctctaatcccccttagaggactgtGACCTGCGACTAAAGAGCAGCTAAGCAATTTTTCCCTTGTGGTTATCCCTGGTGAATAACTCTCTaccgttagattccgcacctctctGGAGGTAAGTCTATTTAGAGCGGGGCTTTgaggtctattccaaactcaggctctgtCACAAAGAGTAGTCGATGGTGGCTGTTTACCAGTGGTTTGCGCTACTGAACAAAGAGGCGTGGtgtctaacatacccctggtattcaccaaggaccccTACAAAGAAGTATGGTCTTCACTGGAGAAACAGGTAAGTTAAATAACATAACAGACATTCCAAGGTCAAAGCCGAGTGAGAACATAGTACCGAATTAGAATGCAGAGAAAGGTCAGGGAAGTCAAAGGTCGGAAGCTGGTCGAGTAGTACAGACAAAATCGAGATCCAGAAGGAGAGGTCAGGAGCAAAACCAAGGTCACAATAGGTAGTCAAGCCAAACAGGAACAGGAGAAGGGAAGTGGGTCACGGGAACTGGGAATAGGTAAGGAATGCTGGAGCTAGGGTGGAGCTACTACTCTGGTACCCTAGTGGTGCAAGAGGTCTCCTTATATAGGGGCCTTAATTGGGGTCCTGGCAGtcggtgacatcactgactgcTGAATTGAACAGAGAGAAGCATCCAGTTGCTTAGCAATGGGATGCGCGCATACGCTGTGAACAGAAAGTCAACCGTGCGGAAGTCACGTCCCAACgcttagcaacgggacgtacCCAGTCGGAAAGAGTATCTCTGCAAAGCAGGGAGAGTTGGGGGCGGTGCCTAGCAATTATAAGATCATTGCAGGTGGACACCATTGCGCCATTTTGTTTCCAaagaaggagagaaaaaaaaaatgctaactgGTTACGTAAAAGAGGTAGGTGAAACTTCCACATGTGTGTCTTAGTAGTAACAAAAGCAGTTTACTTTATTTTGAATGCATGGCATATGTTAACATGTGAGGATGCTTTAAATTGTCTTACtgacccttttaaaaaatgtgttcatTGCGATACTTAAAAGGTACATCTGATGAATTGACAATTTGCATTGTAGTATATTGTttcacatctaatatatataagcctagcggcgtg
This window encodes:
- the LOC142096997 gene encoding gamma-crystallin B-like, with protein sequence MGKIIFFEDKNFQGRSYECSSDCSELHSHFSRCNSIRVENGNWMLYERPNYSGHQYFLRKGEYPDFQQWMGFNDSIRSCRLISPYRGTHKIRIYEREDFRGEMQELTEDCPALFELFNYHEIHSCNILEGSWIFYELPNYRGRQYFLKPGEYLRFIAWGALNSKVGSLRRVLETY